Part of the Sphingopyxis sp. 113P3 genome, TTCTTGCGCTCGATCATCTGCCTATGAACGGCCTGAGCGCTGTATCACCTGCTACGAAATTGTCTTTGTCTATCGCTGGTAGAGACGGTCGAGGCTAACCCACTTCAAAGGCCACCGATAGTTTGAGCTGCCTCGCGTTCGCACGGACCGGTGCGGATAGGTTCACCCGCCCATGCGGCCCTTACTCGGGCGGACAAGGATATGGACTTCAGCATGCTGGACATAGTCGATGTAGAGCGCATTGATGATATGCGCTTCCAAGCAAAGACACCTGAGGGCTGGAGCGGCTGGATCTACGGTGGCCAGCTCGTCGCCCAGGCTATCTCCGCCGCTTATCAGACAGTCGGCGAAGGACGCATCTGCCACTCTTTGCACTGCAATTTCTTTCGCATGGGCGATCCGGCGATTCCGCTTACCTTCGAGATTGATGCGCTGCACGATAGCCGCAGCCTGAGCACCCGCCGCGTGACCGTCGTTCAGCATGACCGGCCCATCATGCATATGTCGTGCTCATTCGCTACGGCCGCAGATGGCCTCAAGCATCAGATTGAAGTGCCGCCGCATCTGCACTGGAGCGAGATGCTGGACGAAGCCTATTCGGTCGACGTAGCGCGCGCATCGGGCCGGGGCTGGCAGACCACCGCCCTTCGCAGACCGGTCGAGGTGAGAACCATCGAAGGTGTCTTGGTGCCCGATGGCCAACAGCCTCCGCACAATCAGCTATGGTTCAAGTCCATCGGGACCTTGACAACGCCCGCGATACATCAGGCGGTCCTTGCATATGCCTCGGACATGGGACTCATCAACACCGCGCTACGCCCACATCCGGTCAATCGGCGAACGCCCGGGGTGCAGGCCATTAGCCTTGATCATTCGATCTGGTTCCACGGCCCGCTCGATTTCAATCAATGGCACCTTTACGTTCAGGACAGTCCCATCGCAGAAAATGGCAGAGTCTTTGCCAAAGGTGCCATCTACTCCGAAGCTGGCGTACTGGTAGCATCTACATCACAGGAAGGGCTGGTGCGCTTCGCTGCCAAGCGAGCCGACACGGTAACCGCCGGCTGCAACAAAAAGTAGAGATCGGCAATTTCACGACAGCGGGCCAGAGCCCCGGAGCGCCGGGCAACACCCCAGCTAGCCGGCAAGCAGTCACTGAACAGCCTGACCGATCATTTGTGAAGCGGGCCTGTCGCGGAATATCGGACGCGGCATGCCCCCAGCCCTGCCGTCATCCCGAAATCAGCAACAAGAAGCATGGCCGCTGGCTCGCGAGCGCGATCGCCCGTCAAATGGCACTCCACCGGATAATACCGGCACGCCTAGGTTGCCGGCCGTTGCTCGAAGACACTTGCGGTGAGCCCTCTGCGGTATCGATTCTACCGGCTGACGGATCAGCGTGGGGCTGCGCGCCGATGGCCGCCCTGAAGTGGAACAACTTGAAGCACTTCAGCGACGTGGCGTCGGCATCACGCCAATGGGACCGCGACGACATCGACACGCGAAGGTCGCCCGCATCCATAGAAGATTTCTATTGCCGTCAACGGACAGCGTGCTGGAGACGAATAACGCGCCTGCCTAGATTACGCCTCGACTGGAGATGGCCATGGATGCACCTTTTACGGCGGCCTCGGCAGCGGACAATCTTGTCCTTGAAAGCCTGGAAGAGTTCAAGGTAGCCACGAAATGTTACCGCGACCCCGAAATCTTCAGGCAGGAGATGGACCTGATCTTTTCCAAGGGCTGGGTCTTTCTCGCACATGAAAGCGAGGTGTCTTCGCCGGGTGATTTCAAGTCGTGCTGGGTCGGCAAACAGTCGGTCATTCTCACCCGCGACCCCGATTGTCGGCTTCACGCATTCATCAATGCCTGTCCCCACCGAGGCGCGACATTATGCCGCGCCGAACGGGGTAACGTCGCCGCGTTCGTCTGCCCCTATCATGCCTGGAGCTTCAAGATTTCCGGCGAACTTGTCGGCATCGCCGACCGAAGCCGCTATCCTGCGGACTTCCCGGTCGTCGACAAGGGGCTCAAGCCGATTGCGCGATTGGCCGAATATCACGGCCTCATATTCGGGTCGCTGGATGCCGACGCGCCCGAATTCGCCGACTATATCGGACCTGCGGCGAAACATGTCGAACTTTGGCGCGCGCGCGCGCTCGGAGGCAAATACCGCGCGGGAACGCCACACCGCTATCTTTACCGGGGCAATTGGAAGTTCCAGTGCGAGAATGTCCTGGACGGGTATCACGCCAATCCGGTGCACGGCTCTGCATATCGAACGATCCGACAGTTCCCGGAACGCTTTCCCGGTGCGGACAGCAGCCGCGCGATTACCGGCGTCCGCAAGACAGGCGAAGCGCGTGGCTACCCAAATGGGCATGGCATGCTGGGCGCCGGCGCAGCGCTCGAAACGGGCAACATTCCGGACGATGTTCGCCAGCGCTACCAGGATCAGCTGATCGACCGGCACGGTGCTCAGGTGGCGCAGGAAATCGTCAACAATCGTCACCTCCTCATCTTTCCGAATGTCTGCGTCATGGATAACAACTTACGTGTCATCCAGCCGATCGCGCACGATCTGACGGAGGTCTATTCCTATCCGATGTTCATCGAGGACGCGGAGCCGGAGATCAACGCGGCGCGTCTCGGCGACGTCCAGGCGCGGGTCGGCACGGCGGGGATCGTCAATCTCGACGATATCGAGATCTTCAATGCAAATCAGACCGCCATCGGCGCGCCGGGGCTCGAATATGTCACCCTCAGCCGCGGGTTGGGCAAGGAGGAGGTTCATCCCGATGGAGAACGGGTCGGTCACCATAGCGACGAAACCCCGCAGCGCGCCTTCTGGCGTTTCTGGCAACAACGCATGTCGGCAGGAAGCGCTGCTCGTGCATGACGATCTGCAGGCATTCGTCCATCACGAGGCGCGGTTGATCGATGATTGGCATCTCGACGAGTGGTTGAAGCTTTTCGCGCCGGACGGCGTCTACTGGCTCCCGATCGAGGAGGACAGCGATCCCACGCGTGTCGCCTCGATCGCGTATGACGACATCCATGGTCTCGCGATCCGTGTCGAGCAACTGATGCGTCAGAACCGGATCTCGCAGCAGCCTCGCTCCGAAATATTGCACTTCATCACCAACTTCACCGTCGACGAAGCGGCGCAGGCCAGCGCGGTCCTCTCGTACAATCTGCTGATCACCGAACTTCGAAGCGGCGACTGGCGCCAGAAAGGGCTGGGCGATGTCCGAACCCATCCGGGTCGGGTGCGGATGGAGCTGATCCGAATGGGTGAGGACTGGAAGATTCGCGAAAAGCGGCTCGTGCTGCTCGCGCGACAGCAACCGGTCGAAGGCCTGTCCTACATCCTCTAGCTGGAGCGTCCGGCGACATGCTTGCCTTGGCCAAGATCGCACCGGTGACGGGCGGCATCGACTTTGTCGAACGCGAACCCCGGCAACCCGGACCCGACGAAGCGCTGATCGAGATTCGCGCCGCCGGCCTGTGCGGCAGCGATATCCAGATCTGGAAGTGGCCGCCGCATCTGGCGAAGCGCGTTCCCGTCCCGTGCGTACTGGGTCACGAGGGCGCAGGCCGCGTCGCCGCGATCGGCGAACGGGTGGCCAATGTCCGCGTCGGAGACAATGTCAGCCTGGAGAGCCATCTGTTCTGCGGCAAATGCTATCAGTGCCTGACCGACCGGGCGCACATCTGTGTCGAGAAAGCATCCCCGGGGGTCGATTTCGATGGCGTCTTCGCCAGTTATGTGACTGTCCCGGCTTCGATCCTATGGGTCAACGACCCGGATTTTCCGGCCGAGCTCGGCGCGATCATGGAGCCGTTCGGCATCGGCGTTCATGCCGCCCTGGAGGGAACGGGCGTTTGCGGCCTTACCGTCGCGATCAATGGATGCGGGCCGATCGGCATGATGAACGTCGCGGTCGCCCGCGCACTCGGCGCGCTCAAGGTGATCGCGATCGAACCGAACCCGCTGCGCCGCGACACGGCACTACGAATGGGCGCCGACCTGGTGATCGACCCTCTCGAGGATGACGCGCCACGCCGCGTGATCGATGCGACGCGCGGACGCGGCGCCGATGTCGTGATCGAGTATTCCGGTCAGCTCGCCGGCTTGCACAACTGCATCGAAATGCTCACGATCGGCGGCGATCTGCGGCTTTGCGCGACACCGACGCGAACGGTCGAATATGACTTCACCGTCTGGAAGAAGAAGCGTCCGACGATCCACAACATCAACGGACGCAGGATATGGTCGACTTGGGTGCGCGCGTCCGACCTGCTGCGAGAGGAGCGAGTCGACCTGAAGCCGATCCTCAGTCACGTGATGCCGCTTTCCGAGGGACTGAAGGCCTTTGATTATGTATTCGCGGGCGAGGCGCTGAAGCCGATCCTGATCCCCTGACGCGACGGGCAGGAAGCTCAGTCGATCAGCCAGAGACCCTCGGCGCGCAGATCGTCGAAAATCCGCTTGAGGAGCGTTTCGACAACGTTCGACTGCCGTGACCTGGAGCGCTTGGCCGACCGCGCGAGCGAGAGGCTTCGGTTAAGATCGATGCCGTCGATCCGCGCCGCCGAGAGCGTACCGGCTGCCAGTTCCTCCCGGACACCGACAAGGGGAAGTAGCGAATAGCCTTCGCCGTTCACCAGCATCGACTTGATCGTCGGCAGCGCGTCGATCTCCGTGCGGATGGATCGGCGGATCGCTTCTCCGTGACGTTGCTGGTTGATCCGGCGCAGCAGCCCCTTGCCGACCGGAAGCATCAGCAAATCGATCTGACGCAGCCGCTCGACGGGCACGGATTGCAGGGCGACGCCCCGTGAATCGGCCGCGCCGAAATCCCCTGGCGGCCCGATCAGCAAGAGAGGCTCGTCCGCAAGATGCTCGACAGGGAAGCCGCACAGCTCCTCAGCATAATATATGAGGGCGATGTCGAGTGCGTCGTCCACGATCAGCCGCGCCAGATCGCTCGCGAGGCCCTGGCGGATGCGGAGCCGAATATTGGGCAGTTCCTCCCGGACGGCGGCGATGACACGAGGCCCGATCAGCGGCCCTAACGAAACGGGGATACCGAGCGAGATCTCACCGGCAGGTCCTCTCGACGAGGTGCGAATCTCCTCCCGCGCTTGGCCGATATCGTCCAGAATACGTTGCGCATGATCCACGAACAGGAGGCCGGCCGGCGTTGCCGAAACACCGCGCGAGCTGCGTCGGAAAAGCTTCGTTCCAAGCTCGTCCTCCAGGCGCAGCAACTGGTGACTGAGCGAAGGCTGGGCGATGCCCAGTTCGTCTGCGGCGCGCGTGATGGAGCGACAGCGCAGGATCGTCATAAACGCACGAAGCTGCCCCTCATCCATAGCGCTCGGGGTATAGAGCGGGACCGCCGTTCCGCAAGCGCTGACAGGCCATAAGCAACCGACCGCATGCTGTAACGCGCCCGATGCAATCGATCGAACACGCGGACGGCCGCTGGCACCGGAGGCGTTTCATCGCAGCCGACCGGTGCGATGCGCACGCGAGAGCCGACAAAGCAGAGCCAGCCTCAGGAGAGGCGCGACGGTCAGCCCAGAGAAAATATCTATGGCGGCAAGTCGAAAGTGAGAATTGTTCGATCGGGCACCCCCATCGACAGTCGATGCCGGATCTCCAGGATGGCGCATCTGCACTCAGGCTCTCGCCCGCCTGGGACCGACAACAAATAAGAGCGCACAGGCAACCGCCCGATGCGCCGTCCAGACGGGAGGATAGCATGCGTATTTTCAACTCGATTTCACATGCGGCGATGGCCTGCGCGCTTTTCGTGCCCGCAACGGCTGCCGCGCAAGGCGCCGACGCCCCGCTCGCCGACGCTGCGGAAGCGACAGCAGCGGCTCCAGATACTGCGCAGCAAACGCCCCCGCCGGTCGCGCAAGGCGTCGAGGATATTGTCGTCACCGCGCAACGACGCGAAGAGCGACTTCAGGACGTTCCGATCCCGGTGTCGGCTGTATCGGGCGACAGCCTCGCCAAGGCAGGCATCAGCGACATGCGCCAACTGACCCAGACGATGCCGGGTCTGGTCTTTTCACGCGCCAACTCGAGCTTTCAGCCGTACATTCGCGGCGTCGGCACCAGAAATGCGAATGTCGGCGACGAATCGAACATCGCGGTCTATGTCGACGGGGTCTATCAGCCGACGATGTCCGCGCTTGGGTTCGACCTGGTCAATATTGACCGCGTCGAGGTTTTGCGTGGCCCCCAGGGCACCTTGTTCGGCCGCAACTCGACGGGCGGCTTGATCAACGTCATCACAAAGGATCCCACCGAGGAATTTTCGGGCAAGGTCACCGCCAGTGCGGGCTCCTATGGGGAATTGTCCGGATCGCTTTATCTGTCCTCGCGCATCCTGGAGGGCATGAGCGCGGATTTCTCTTACATGCGCTATACCGACGATGGCTATATCAAGGATCTTCTGAACGGCGGCCGCACGGGCGCGCGCAACAGCGAATTGATGCGCGGTCGTGTGAAGATCACACCGAACGACCGGTTTTCGGCCACCATTACCGCGACCAAGACCTGGTTTCACGACGGGTCCGGCGTCAGCAATCAGCCGCTATTCGGCAATACCTCCGCCAACCGTTTCACGCCCCGGCCGCTCTATGGCACGAAGCCCTGGGAGACCGCGATAGACCGCCCGCTGCTCGTCAAGGGGCGGCAATGGTCGATCGACGTGCAATTGAAGAACGAGTTCGACGGATTCAATATCGAAACCACCAGCGCCTACCAGAACAGCGCCGCGCTCTCGCAGACGGACAATGACGGCAGCGCCCTCGCCATTCGCGGTGCCGACGTCTATCAGGATCTCGAATATATCTCGAACGAATTCCGTATCCTGTCCACCACCCAAAGCGCCTTTTCATGGATTGGCGGGGCATATCTCTTCAGCGGCACCGGTGAGTTCGATCCTCTGATATCGATCGTCAACAGCGTTGCGGGCGGTCTCTTCCACACCAAGCAGACCGTGAGTTCATATGCGTTGTTCGGCGAAGCCACGCTTGCGCTCGGCGACCTTCGCCTGATCGGCGGCTTGCGCTATACCGACGAGAGCCGCGACTATTTCGCCCAAAGCTCGACGAACCCTCAGCTGGTACCGCTGCAAAAGGGATCGAATGACAAATTCACCTTCAGGGCGACGGGGCAATATAATTTCTCGGACAACGCGAATATGTATCTCACATTTTCGCGTGGCTTTAAGAGCGGCGTCTTCAACGGCTTCGCCACGTCCGTTCCCGCGGCGCAGATCACCCGGCCCGAAACGCTGGACGCCTATGAATTTGGCATAAAGTCGGACCCGTTGCCATGGCTGCGCGCCAATCTTTCGGTGTTCCACTACGATTATAAGGACATTCAGCAGTCCGCCCGCGACCCGTCGACATCGCTGGTCGTCCTGTTCAACGCGGCCAGGTCGAAGATGAATGGCGGCGAAATCGAACTGACGATTCAGCCCAGCCGCGACTTCAACCTGCGTCTCTATGGTACCTATGTGGACGCGAAGTACGACAGCTTCCCCGGCGCGCAGGTATTCCAGCCCATTTACGATTGTCCGGTCGCCGGCCAGACGCCCTGCGGCAACAGCACGCTCGCGCCCTACGACGCCTCCGGCAAGGACATGATCCGCGCACCGAAATTCACCCTGGGCGCGAGCGGAAGCTATCAGATACCGGTCGATTTCGGCATGTTCTCGATCGCCGGCAATGTCTATTACAGCGACAAATATTACTGGGATTTCGAGAATAGGATCCCGCAACCCGCCTATACTTTGGTCAATGGAGAGATCGGCTTCGCCACGTCCGAAGGCTCGGACGCGCTCCGGATCAGCGTGTGGGGAAAGAATCTTCTGAACACGGTGGTCTATCAGCAGGTATTGAACTCGGCGGACGGCGACGTGGTCGCGTTCGACCGGCCCAGGACGTTCGGAATCACGGTGAGCAAGGGCTTCTAAAAGGGGGCAGGCTTCGCACAGCAGCGGAGCCGGTCAGCCGCCGGGGGAGGTCAGCCCCCCGGCGGCCAAGTTCTGTTGCCGGTAGCGGCTGACGGAACTAGCCGCGCGGCGCGGCCGCCCCGCTTGATCCGAACACCGCCTCGCAGACGCGCGCCAAAGCCAGAACGGTTTCGTCCGAATGCGGGGGGCCAGCGATCGTAAGTCCGATCGGAA contains:
- a CDS encoding acyl-CoA thioesterase — protein: MDFSMLDIVDVERIDDMRFQAKTPEGWSGWIYGGQLVAQAISAAYQTVGEGRICHSLHCNFFRMGDPAIPLTFEIDALHDSRSLSTRRVTVVQHDRPIMHMSCSFATAADGLKHQIEVPPHLHWSEMLDEAYSVDVARASGRGWQTTALRRPVEVRTIEGVLVPDGQQPPHNQLWFKSIGTLTTPAIHQAVLAYASDMGLINTALRPHPVNRRTPGVQAISLDHSIWFHGPLDFNQWHLYVQDSPIAENGRVFAKGAIYSEAGVLVASTSQEGLVRFAAKRADTVTAGCNKK
- a CDS encoding aromatic ring-hydroxylating oxygenase subunit alpha, which gives rise to MDAPFTAASAADNLVLESLEEFKVATKCYRDPEIFRQEMDLIFSKGWVFLAHESEVSSPGDFKSCWVGKQSVILTRDPDCRLHAFINACPHRGATLCRAERGNVAAFVCPYHAWSFKISGELVGIADRSRYPADFPVVDKGLKPIARLAEYHGLIFGSLDADAPEFADYIGPAAKHVELWRARALGGKYRAGTPHRYLYRGNWKFQCENVLDGYHANPVHGSAYRTIRQFPERFPGADSSRAITGVRKTGEARGYPNGHGMLGAGAALETGNIPDDVRQRYQDQLIDRHGAQVAQEIVNNRHLLIFPNVCVMDNNLRVIQPIAHDLTEVYSYPMFIEDAEPEINAARLGDVQARVGTAGIVNLDDIEIFNANQTAIGAPGLEYVTLSRGLGKEEVHPDGERVGHHSDETPQRAFWRFWQQRMSAGSAARA
- a CDS encoding aromatic-ring-hydroxylating dioxygenase subunit beta; translated protein: MHDDLQAFVHHEARLIDDWHLDEWLKLFAPDGVYWLPIEEDSDPTRVASIAYDDIHGLAIRVEQLMRQNRISQQPRSEILHFITNFTVDEAAQASAVLSYNLLITELRSGDWRQKGLGDVRTHPGRVRMELIRMGEDWKIREKRLVLLARQQPVEGLSYIL
- a CDS encoding alcohol dehydrogenase catalytic domain-containing protein; its protein translation is MLALAKIAPVTGGIDFVEREPRQPGPDEALIEIRAAGLCGSDIQIWKWPPHLAKRVPVPCVLGHEGAGRVAAIGERVANVRVGDNVSLESHLFCGKCYQCLTDRAHICVEKASPGVDFDGVFASYVTVPASILWVNDPDFPAELGAIMEPFGIGVHAALEGTGVCGLTVAINGCGPIGMMNVAVARALGALKVIAIEPNPLRRDTALRMGADLVIDPLEDDAPRRVIDATRGRGADVVIEYSGQLAGLHNCIEMLTIGGDLRLCATPTRTVEYDFTVWKKKRPTIHNINGRRIWSTWVRASDLLREERVDLKPILSHVMPLSEGLKAFDYVFAGEALKPILIP
- a CDS encoding LysR family transcriptional regulator produces the protein MDEGQLRAFMTILRCRSITRAADELGIAQPSLSHQLLRLEDELGTKLFRRSSRGVSATPAGLLFVDHAQRILDDIGQAREEIRTSSRGPAGEISLGIPVSLGPLIGPRVIAAVREELPNIRLRIRQGLASDLARLIVDDALDIALIYYAEELCGFPVEHLADEPLLLIGPPGDFGAADSRGVALQSVPVERLRQIDLLMLPVGKGLLRRINQQRHGEAIRRSIRTEIDALPTIKSMLVNGEGYSLLPLVGVREELAAGTLSAARIDGIDLNRSLSLARSAKRSRSRQSNVVETLLKRIFDDLRAEGLWLID
- a CDS encoding TonB-dependent receptor; the encoded protein is MRIFNSISHAAMACALFVPATAAAQGADAPLADAAEATAAAPDTAQQTPPPVAQGVEDIVVTAQRREERLQDVPIPVSAVSGDSLAKAGISDMRQLTQTMPGLVFSRANSSFQPYIRGVGTRNANVGDESNIAVYVDGVYQPTMSALGFDLVNIDRVEVLRGPQGTLFGRNSTGGLINVITKDPTEEFSGKVTASAGSYGELSGSLYLSSRILEGMSADFSYMRYTDDGYIKDLLNGGRTGARNSELMRGRVKITPNDRFSATITATKTWFHDGSGVSNQPLFGNTSANRFTPRPLYGTKPWETAIDRPLLVKGRQWSIDVQLKNEFDGFNIETTSAYQNSAALSQTDNDGSALAIRGADVYQDLEYISNEFRILSTTQSAFSWIGGAYLFSGTGEFDPLISIVNSVAGGLFHTKQTVSSYALFGEATLALGDLRLIGGLRYTDESRDYFAQSSTNPQLVPLQKGSNDKFTFRATGQYNFSDNANMYLTFSRGFKSGVFNGFATSVPAAQITRPETLDAYEFGIKSDPLPWLRANLSVFHYDYKDIQQSARDPSTSLVVLFNAARSKMNGGEIELTIQPSRDFNLRLYGTYVDAKYDSFPGAQVFQPIYDCPVAGQTPCGNSTLAPYDASGKDMIRAPKFTLGASGSYQIPVDFGMFSIAGNVYYSDKYYWDFENRIPQPAYTLVNGEIGFATSEGSDALRISVWGKNLLNTVVYQQVLNSADGDVVAFDRPRTFGITVSKGF